Proteins from a single region of Antechinus flavipes isolate AdamAnt ecotype Samford, QLD, Australia chromosome 2, AdamAnt_v2, whole genome shotgun sequence:
- the LOC127547871 gene encoding LOW QUALITY PROTEIN: leukotriene B4 receptor 1-like (The sequence of the model RefSeq protein was modified relative to this genomic sequence to represent the inferred CDS: inserted 1 base in 1 codon), producing the protein MREDNAEEGNDPGGPRLLLALPAPHSPPCSLIHFSELPRSCFTRLHSGGAELACGKLAPATFSGAQGGGGACRTKVKAKSVLPQFLTFSPHKLARAKRGDEQGVWDAASCRTAKAAGAAPTIMASDHSSEESDSPVALTVARQVAGALLGLAFALGVPGNLTVVWTVCRRMKAPPPTVLLIVNLAAADLLALLTVPFWMHALAGSWSLGPFVCQVLVWLVNGSMYSGVLLITLLSAERLVALVRPFHLQRWWRRAGARRVLLLLWLTALALAVPASLTADTDDCLQRQFSSGRQLVTLLLLETLAGFVGPFTVIAVCSACVRSRLRQLHHPGRHRASRIVTAVVLVFAACWLPYHLANGAAVAAELLGRPXAEAAGWLRSAARVGHNVSAPLAFLSSCVNPLLYAFAARRIARAGGLAGLFARMVPSFYSEGAQRGDSQSVRENTSGQPLDTRSPDSAE; encoded by the exons ATGAGGGAGGATAACGCTGAGGAGGGCAATGACCCAGGTGGCCCCCGCCTCCTCCTCGCGCTGCCTGCTCCCCACAGCCCTCCTTGCAGCCTGATCCATTTCTCAGAGCTCCCCCGCTCTTGCTTCACTCGGTTACACTCGGGGGGAGCCGAGCTGGCTTGCGGGAAACTGGCCCCTGCAACTTTTTCTGGCGCTCAGGGAGGGGGCGGGGCTTGCCGGACGAAAGTGAAGGCTAAATCCGTACTTCCCCAGTTTCTCACGTTCTCGCCCCACAAGCTTGCGAGGGCGAAGCGGGGGGACGAGCAGGGTGTCTGGGACGCGGCTAGTTGTCGGACTGCGAAGGCTGCGGGGGCGGCGCCCACGATCATGGCTTCTGACCATTCCAGTGAGGAGTCCGACTCTCCCGTGGCCTTGACTGTCGCCCGCCAGGTCGCCGGCGCCCTCCTGGGCTTGGCCTTCGCCCTGGGCGTCCCGGGCAACCTGACCGTGGTGTGGACGGTGTGCCGAAGGATGAAGGCTCCCCCGCCCACCGTGCTGCTGATCGTCAACCTGGCGGCGGCCGACCTGCTGGCGCTGCTGACCGTGCCCTTCTGGATGCACGCGCTGGCCGGCTCCTGGAGCCTGGGGCCCTTCGTGTGCCAGGTCCTGGTGTGGCTGGTCAACGGGTCCATGTACTCGGGCGTCCTGCTCATCACGCTGCTGAGCGCCGAGCGCCTGGTGGCCCTGGTGCGCCCCTTCCACCTGCAGCGCTGGTGGCGCCGGGCCGGGGCGCGCAGGGTGCTGCTGCTTCTGTGGCTCACCGCCCTAGCCCTGGCCGTGCCCGCCTCGCTCACGGCGGACACCGACGACTGCCTCCAACGCCAGTTCTCGTCGGGCCGGCAGCTGGTGACGCTCCTTCTCCTGGAGACCTTGGCGGGCTTCGTGGGGCCCTTCACCGTCATCGCGGTCTGTTCGGCCTGTGTCCGCAGCCGTCTGCGCCAGCTGCACCACCCTGGCAGGCACCGGGCCAGCCGGATCGTGACCGCCGTGGTGCTGGTCTTCGCCGCGTGCTGGCTGCCCTACCACCTGGCCAACGGGGCCGCCGTGGCGGCCGAGCTGCTGGGACGCC GGGCAGAGGCCGCCGGCTGGCTGCGCTCCGCGGCCCGTGTGGGGCACAACGTCTCGGCGCCCCTGGCCTTCCTGAGCAGCTGCGTCAACCCTCTGCTGTACGCCTTCGCCGCCCGCCGGATCGCCCGGGCGGGGGGCTTGGCTGGCCTTTTCGCCCGAATGGTCCCCAGTTTCTACAGCGAAGGAGCCCAAAGGGGGGACAGCCAGAGTGTCAGGGAAAACACCTCGGGCCAGCCTTTGGACACCAGGAGTCCCGACTCCGCTGAGTGA